Proteins from a single region of Bdellovibrio bacteriovorus HD100:
- the rpmI gene encoding 50S ribosomal protein L35: MKMRTHSGAKKRLKVLSSGKVKKKSTRMRHLNSHMSSKTKRQLGKTSYVEDANMLQVRRCLVF, encoded by the coding sequence ATGAAAATGCGCACTCACTCTGGCGCGAAGAAGCGTTTGAAAGTTCTTTCAAGCGGTAAAGTTAAGAAAAAAAGCACTCGCATGCGTCACTTGAACTCTCACATGAGCTCTAAGACGAAAAGACAACTAGGCAAAACATCATACGTTGAAGACGCGAACATGCTTCAAGTTCGTCGTTGTTTGGTATTCTAG
- a CDS encoding alpha/beta hydrolase, translating to MINHEVLPNYRSYETPQFKIETLKIESSILRSNPLQDPATRFNPVLVPHVPGPWPVVVILSGFTSNAPFNFNGKFNEKNPVQIINEAAARGEAPQALYVFVDALTTWGGSQFINSSAVGNYEDYIMQELIPAVKKHFTVSDQKSDWCVTGGSSGGYGALHLGSKYPEVFGVIAAIAPDSFFEASLLSEFYQTAPLWEKYQSGLKALEELRNGRLTKMRNWHTLLNAFGMAACYAPKGEHGDFHFPLEKDGTKNSAVWKTILEKDPLHFLPQRLSALKNSAVYLDVGNKDNFHLQYGCRQISELFKKNSITHDYIEFDGNHFDIGERRIEVWRWLSTQWRR from the coding sequence ATGATTAACCATGAAGTTCTGCCCAATTACCGTTCCTATGAAACCCCACAATTCAAAATCGAGACTTTAAAAATCGAAAGCTCGATTCTGAGATCAAACCCGCTGCAGGATCCAGCCACCCGCTTCAACCCGGTGCTGGTCCCACATGTGCCAGGTCCGTGGCCAGTGGTGGTGATTTTAAGCGGCTTTACCAGCAACGCCCCTTTTAACTTCAATGGCAAATTCAACGAAAAGAACCCGGTGCAAATCATCAATGAAGCTGCGGCCCGTGGTGAAGCTCCGCAGGCGCTCTATGTCTTTGTCGATGCCCTGACCACTTGGGGCGGATCCCAGTTCATCAATTCCAGCGCGGTGGGAAATTACGAAGATTATATTATGCAGGAGCTGATCCCGGCAGTGAAAAAGCACTTCACGGTTTCTGACCAAAAGTCAGACTGGTGTGTGACTGGTGGATCCAGCGGCGGCTATGGTGCCCTTCACCTGGGATCTAAGTATCCCGAGGTCTTTGGTGTGATTGCGGCGATTGCTCCGGACTCTTTCTTTGAAGCCAGCCTGCTTTCAGAATTCTACCAGACGGCCCCTCTGTGGGAAAAATATCAGTCAGGACTGAAAGCCCTGGAAGAACTGCGCAATGGCAGACTGACAAAGATGCGCAACTGGCACACACTTTTAAATGCTTTCGGCATGGCGGCTTGTTATGCACCGAAGGGCGAGCATGGCGACTTCCACTTCCCGCTAGAAAAAGACGGCACAAAAAACTCTGCCGTGTGGAAAACGATTCTGGAAAAAGATCCGCTGCACTTTTTGCCGCAGCGCTTGAGTGCTTTGAAAAACTCTGCGGTCTATCTGGATGTCGGCAACAAAGACAACTTCCATCTGCAGTATGGATGTCGGCAGATTTCTGAACTGTTCAAAAAAAATAGCATCACTCACGATTATATTGAATTCGATGGGAACCATTTTGATATTGGTGAAAGACGAATTGAAGTTTGGCGCTGGCTCTCCACCCAATGGCGGAGATAA
- a CDS encoding acetyl-CoA hydrolase/transferase family protein, which yields MHPERVKHSELSKKIMTAQEAAAFIKDGMVVGASGFTKGGDSKVVLKALAQRASVDPLKITLMTGASLGHGIDGRLAEAKALSRRLPFQADPILRNSINSGEVMFVDQHLGETADLLANGFLPPVDIAVLEVAQVLENGHVLPTTSVGNNLAYAQHAKHIILEVNVTIPLEIRGFHDIFYTGLSPHRSIIPVTDAGSIIGTDTMPMDPEKVIGIVFSDAKDSPAELVAPDTKTSAIAGHLMDFFNHEIKMGRMTPSLHPLQAGIGKVANAVLSGFVHGQFENLTMYSEVLQDSTFELIDSGKMTFASACSLAVSQSCYEKFFANLEKYRGKILLRPQNISNAAEVIRRLGLIAINTAIEFDIYGNVNSTHIAGSKMMNGIGGSGDFARNSYMSIFVTQAASKNNTISHVVPMASHVDSNEHDVDILVTDQGLADLRGLAPRERAKVIIQNCCHPEFRDALNEYYQEALARGGQTPHVLSKALSWHQKLQDTGSMK from the coding sequence ATGCACCCTGAAAGAGTTAAACACAGCGAACTAAGCAAAAAAATCATGACCGCCCAAGAGGCGGCCGCCTTCATCAAAGATGGAATGGTCGTCGGCGCCAGCGGCTTCACCAAAGGTGGCGACAGCAAAGTCGTGCTGAAAGCTCTGGCACAGCGAGCCTCTGTAGATCCACTGAAAATCACACTGATGACCGGAGCTTCCCTGGGCCACGGCATTGACGGCCGCCTGGCCGAAGCCAAAGCGCTTTCGCGCCGACTGCCTTTTCAGGCCGATCCCATTCTCAGAAACAGCATTAACTCCGGCGAGGTTATGTTCGTCGATCAGCACTTGGGTGAAACTGCCGACTTACTGGCAAACGGCTTCCTGCCTCCGGTGGATATTGCCGTGCTGGAGGTGGCGCAGGTTCTGGAAAATGGTCACGTCCTGCCCACAACCTCCGTTGGCAACAATCTGGCTTATGCCCAGCACGCCAAACACATCATACTGGAAGTCAACGTCACGATCCCACTTGAAATTCGTGGCTTCCACGACATTTTCTATACCGGCCTTTCCCCGCACCGCTCGATCATTCCGGTGACGGATGCCGGATCGATCATCGGCACTGATACCATGCCAATGGATCCTGAAAAAGTGATCGGCATTGTCTTTTCTGATGCCAAAGACAGCCCGGCAGAACTGGTCGCACCCGACACAAAAACCAGCGCCATTGCCGGTCACCTCATGGATTTCTTCAATCACGAAATCAAAATGGGCCGCATGACTCCGTCCCTGCACCCGCTTCAGGCCGGCATCGGCAAAGTGGCCAACGCGGTTTTAAGCGGCTTTGTTCACGGGCAGTTTGAAAATCTGACGATGTATTCGGAAGTCCTGCAAGACAGCACCTTTGAACTGATTGATTCTGGCAAAATGACTTTTGCTTCAGCCTGCTCTTTGGCGGTTTCGCAAAGCTGCTATGAAAAGTTTTTTGCCAATCTGGAAAAGTACCGTGGCAAAATTCTGCTCAGACCACAGAACATCAGTAACGCGGCCGAAGTCATCCGCCGTCTGGGGCTGATCGCAATCAACACCGCCATCGAATTTGATATCTATGGCAACGTCAACTCGACCCATATTGCCGGATCAAAAATGATGAATGGGATTGGTGGTTCCGGGGACTTTGCCCGAAACTCTTACATGAGTATTTTTGTGACTCAGGCGGCTTCCAAGAACAACACCATTTCACACGTGGTGCCGATGGCTTCGCACGTGGACAGCAATGAGCACGACGTCGACATTCTTGTCACAGATCAGGGATTGGCGGATTTGCGTGGACTGGCGCCGCGTGAGCGCGCCAAGGTCATCATTCAAAACTGCTGTCATCCCGAGTTCCGGGATGCTTTGAATGAGTACTATCAAGAAGCCCTGGCTCGTGGCGGTCAGACCCCTCACGTGCTAAGCAAAGCCCTGTCCTGGCATCAGAAGCTGCAGGACACAGGCAGCATGAAATAA
- a CDS encoding CUB domain-containing protein: protein MNCTFLNTIYLTQQAKRLLLSFSLMVLAGCSLELQIAAENSTPTTLKWSSDSLGQQGLLKAEWILPEKADIKEQQVLYFRGDSCATPILPVANVGPAETSHLPTFTPEDGVEYTFKVFVLSKDGSVASSSCSNPITYFGAFSIESLSQSIINEGNVTAAPFKGTCLLGSSIEFSAAATPLLTFTCSDRQWTQNLDFSSLPNLYSGDLIATVTAPGGTPKEYRLAITKDVVPPTITLNALSTITSVNQNAYTVSGTCSETGHNVSVTAGAVSAEVVCSGGTYSTSMNLSSLSGTSVVVSATHTDPVANTRTATSTVSRDVTGPAVNSLALNNGDAATNTLSATLNSSVTDAAEMYLSSVAACTGGSWVAYNAAAPWTLTNSNATNTVYAKFRDSLGNESPCVSDDILHDNVAPTLAFTLPVSGTIINSDNVNAFTVSGTCSENNRSVNFSGPGGFTGTTICTGSAFSAILDLSALPQGTFQLTASLNDVAGNSNTANSPTYNKDTQAPTGTLSINSGSATTNDLAVSLGLTSADAAEMYVTNTAGCATGGTWESFATGKSWTLPTADALNTVSVKFRDAAGNSSVCYDDSITHNSTVPSLSLASPADGSFVNLANVSAFVISGACSEDGRPVEISVTGQSATTATCSSGAWTKTLDLSTSAQGDLTFTLNHSRASGATAPTVTKVFAKDTVVPTVDSFVINNNDAYATSLSATLASTTTDGVQMYATNTALCLNGGTWETYNASKSWTLPTANNTNTIYFKVRDVAGNESDCAFDSIIHDSVSPTVTLTSPVAGTFINSLNQTALNLSGACSENGRLVNLTVTGHAGVTGSATCTTGSWTASLDFSSLADTSGTPFTVVASHSRVSGNNATASSTYPKDTQSPGAATITGAPTGTNSTSTLNITVGGTDITHYRYFIVVPGGTEVCTNSTAYTGSDIPVATKITDTLTEQGAYKLCVFGRDTAGNWSTATSQATWTRDTQGPVILTVDATTADGVYGPGQSVQVRVTFDENVTVTGTPQLTLETGTTDRVVNYSSGSGTTQLLFTYVVQTGDETPDLDYTSTTALALNGGTMRDALSNNATLTLPAPGTANSLAGTKNIAVEAYSSPLAKAILSNTPMGADSSDTLNITVSGLDVVSYKYKLGLSGSVDCSTYTDYSAEIPVATPITDTISAHPKYSFLKICVLGKDSTGKWQKAFAVTQAQWHYVENLPSFNLCGTVKSSTAPKGRLYDSGGPTANYSDNETIANCYFSINTGAAISATVSYDTENNISYDFLRLRETGAAGSVILGPVAGTVTNTAVNSTSGTLYAEFKSDGSVVGAGVILVWGGAPNLTPTMTLTNVTNATVNTVYSRVAAAYGLSTATVISVSGYDSEIRNVTTSSDFSSSVLVNPGDAVEVRMTSPNATDQYRLAHVRAGDASYYWMVATPLLPTTVTHVTATNPDGTYKPGDNIDIQVVFTKPVTVLGTNPVMTLAAGSGVTATYLSGSGSTELIFRYTVAYEHSAADLDYSSTTLTNAASIKDAMGSNATATLPAIGSANSLAGRKNLVIEGYPFVVATASNVPASNNSTTTLDATVGGTNVVSYKYKLGTSATTDCTVATGYGSETAISSNITADLSAFANERLKLCILGKHTNGTWQALWHPTEYQWDRFNVQNFSSMCSATATTATTGFIYDSGGASGQYQNNENCQFEINTGAPISLTFMAFNTEASWDKLSVYDGTTAGTLLLNQVSGTNIPATQTANSGKMTIKFTSDGSAIRDGWVAYWGNPGPILTTPPTFAKIHNAALNTRYATANTTISSLNQTAIATVTGADAQIRNITTGSYWGGSVAVSSGQVIQLRMTSPAANAQTNTATVTIGNAVSTWEISTPYPPPTPTLTGYPVGTSTTSTLNVTVSGFRVTQYKKAIITSGTCAAATYSAAYNTSTNITDNISALPNGPVTLCVLGGDATNLFQAAADAVSVTWTKDSISAVNITSTRMNRVQEGSGPRTINVSLTPAKSYDVTTYYKVTGDAVNPDHHDLSSGFITFPAGSTTATITVNFPDNSLVEGEKLLNLHFTHTDSPLATMGDNYQTQYFIADDEKNLKASQLSMARGHQCAIMEDSSLRCWGTNMYRQIDGSVSDFKASPFVINIAGVTGYRSVSTGEFHTCTVTLDNRLFCWGNSSDGQAGGGTTGNQWSPLHVDNTTTYLSVTSGDYHSCAITTANKLKCWGKNDYGQLGVNDTTLRTSPTDVDNANSYKFVHAGSRSTCAIRSDDKLFCWGSNVNYQLGDGSATARGVPTAIDAAESYKSVAIGSKHACGITLTNNLKCWGTNNYGQVGDNGVTTRTTPVSVSGSEVYKTVSVNDDGNIATARGFTCAITSNDVLQCWGVNSLIQLGNGTSNMQYVPATSDAGTTYAAIQTSGSRACGITLTGALKCWGNLLGDTSPQSSYSYGSGNARHQYAEKMTKASEWTFDTLSVFGADAIDDHYSGTCGISSNKLYCWGSMKATEGPFGDGSQTDARRPAPVMIDPSTNYSYIHTRRSHDFCAITSAGQMKCWGINNYGELGEASAVSATVHTPTVADSTTTYTKVVSFNHATCGITTTGVLKCAGNNDNGRLGLGDTTARTGFTVVDSGVSYSDVEMGMSHTCGRTTAGVLKCWGSNTQGQIAKASGTSAYYLPDVVDSGVTYTKIATGSFNSCGITSANKLKCWGANFLGQLGDGTSASRYTPTAIDASADYSDISMASGHTCGITAGQIKCWGNATYSGLAAPQYTGGHTVYMSPMVVDGANTYTKVWAANSSTCAKATSGEVRCVGRAYGGNFGYVDSAVLMTIGSGITKIIYTPTFIHKWQGY from the coding sequence ATGAATTGTACGTTTCTTAACACCATCTACCTAACCCAACAGGCGAAAAGGCTTCTTCTTTCCTTTTCCCTGATGGTTTTGGCCGGGTGTTCTCTGGAACTGCAAATCGCTGCTGAAAACTCCACCCCCACCACCCTGAAATGGAGCAGCGATTCCCTGGGGCAGCAGGGTCTGCTAAAGGCCGAGTGGATTCTTCCTGAAAAAGCCGACATCAAAGAACAGCAGGTTCTCTATTTCCGAGGTGACTCTTGCGCCACCCCGATTCTGCCGGTAGCCAACGTCGGTCCCGCTGAAACATCTCACCTTCCGACCTTCACTCCCGAAGATGGCGTCGAGTACACTTTCAAGGTCTTCGTCCTGTCTAAAGACGGCAGCGTTGCTTCTTCATCTTGTTCGAACCCCATCACCTATTTTGGCGCCTTTTCCATCGAAAGCCTTTCTCAGTCCATTATCAATGAAGGCAACGTGACGGCTGCCCCCTTCAAAGGAACCTGCCTGCTGGGATCCTCGATCGAGTTTTCCGCAGCGGCGACACCTTTGCTGACCTTCACCTGCAGTGACCGTCAGTGGACACAGAATCTGGATTTCAGCTCTTTGCCAAACTTGTACAGCGGCGACTTGATCGCCACTGTCACTGCCCCTGGCGGCACACCGAAGGAGTACCGTCTGGCTATCACCAAAGACGTGGTGCCTCCGACGATCACTCTGAATGCCCTGTCCACCATCACCTCTGTGAATCAAAATGCTTACACAGTCAGCGGCACCTGTTCTGAAACAGGCCATAATGTTTCCGTCACCGCAGGAGCCGTGAGCGCCGAAGTCGTCTGTTCTGGCGGAACCTATTCAACGTCAATGAACCTTAGCTCGCTATCAGGTACGTCGGTTGTGGTATCAGCAACTCACACGGACCCCGTCGCAAATACGCGCACAGCCACATCCACCGTCAGCCGCGATGTCACGGGGCCTGCGGTGAACTCTTTGGCTCTGAATAACGGCGATGCGGCAACGAATACGCTGAGTGCAACTCTGAACAGCTCGGTCACTGATGCCGCAGAGATGTATCTGAGTTCGGTGGCTGCTTGTACCGGAGGAAGCTGGGTCGCCTACAATGCAGCAGCCCCTTGGACTCTGACAAACAGCAATGCCACAAACACGGTGTATGCGAAATTCCGCGACAGCCTGGGTAACGAATCCCCGTGTGTCAGCGATGATATTCTTCATGACAATGTCGCTCCGACTCTGGCTTTCACACTTCCTGTTTCCGGCACTATCATCAATTCCGACAATGTGAACGCGTTCACGGTCAGTGGCACCTGTTCTGAAAACAACCGATCTGTGAACTTTTCTGGTCCGGGTGGATTCACCGGAACGACAATCTGTACAGGCTCAGCCTTTTCCGCGATCCTGGATCTGAGCGCCCTTCCACAGGGAACATTCCAGCTGACGGCTTCCTTGAATGACGTTGCTGGAAACTCCAACACCGCAAACTCGCCAACCTACAACAAAGATACACAGGCTCCGACGGGAACCCTGAGCATTAATTCAGGATCAGCCACAACGAATGACCTTGCTGTTTCCCTGGGACTGACAAGTGCGGATGCGGCGGAAATGTATGTCACCAACACCGCAGGTTGCGCTACGGGTGGTACTTGGGAATCCTTTGCCACAGGAAAATCATGGACGCTGCCAACGGCTGACGCCCTGAACACTGTTTCCGTTAAATTCAGAGATGCCGCAGGCAACTCTTCTGTTTGTTACGATGACAGCATCACTCACAACAGCACGGTGCCGTCACTGTCTTTGGCCTCCCCGGCCGATGGCAGCTTTGTGAATCTTGCCAATGTTTCAGCCTTTGTGATTTCCGGCGCCTGTTCTGAGGATGGCCGCCCGGTTGAAATTTCTGTGACCGGTCAGTCTGCCACAACAGCAACATGTTCCAGTGGCGCCTGGACTAAAACTTTGGATCTTAGCACTTCAGCCCAAGGGGATCTGACGTTCACTCTGAATCACTCACGCGCCAGCGGCGCGACGGCCCCGACGGTCACGAAAGTCTTTGCCAAAGACACAGTGGTTCCGACAGTGGACAGCTTTGTCATTAACAATAATGATGCCTACGCCACCAGTCTCAGCGCCACACTTGCAAGCACCACCACTGACGGCGTTCAGATGTATGCCACAAACACGGCTCTGTGCCTGAATGGCGGCACCTGGGAAACCTACAATGCCAGCAAGTCCTGGACACTGCCGACAGCCAACAATACCAATACGATTTATTTCAAAGTCCGCGATGTGGCCGGGAATGAATCTGACTGCGCGTTTGATTCCATCATTCATGATTCCGTTTCACCGACGGTCACGCTGACTTCTCCGGTGGCCGGGACCTTTATCAATTCATTGAATCAGACAGCATTGAACCTTTCCGGCGCCTGTTCTGAAAACGGTCGTTTGGTCAACCTGACCGTCACTGGTCACGCCGGAGTGACCGGATCTGCAACTTGCACCACGGGTTCGTGGACAGCTTCTTTGGACTTCAGTTCTTTGGCCGATACTTCTGGCACTCCATTCACAGTGGTCGCCTCTCACAGCCGAGTCAGCGGCAACAATGCCACAGCATCATCAACTTATCCGAAAGACACCCAATCCCCGGGAGCTGCGACAATCACGGGGGCTCCGACAGGAACCAACTCCACCAGCACACTAAACATCACTGTCGGCGGCACGGATATCACTCACTATCGTTACTTTATAGTTGTTCCGGGCGGCACCGAGGTCTGCACAAACAGTACCGCTTACACCGGAAGCGATATTCCCGTAGCCACAAAAATCACCGACACACTGACGGAGCAAGGGGCCTATAAGCTCTGCGTCTTTGGTCGCGACACTGCAGGCAACTGGTCCACGGCAACATCCCAGGCGACTTGGACAAGGGATACTCAAGGCCCAGTCATCCTGACTGTGGATGCCACCACCGCTGATGGCGTGTATGGTCCGGGTCAGTCCGTGCAGGTTCGTGTGACGTTTGATGAAAATGTAACCGTCACCGGAACTCCGCAACTGACCCTTGAAACTGGCACGACCGACCGAGTGGTCAACTATTCCAGCGGCTCCGGCACAACCCAGCTTCTGTTCACCTATGTCGTTCAGACCGGTGATGAAACCCCGGATCTAGATTACACCAGCACGACCGCCCTTGCCTTGAACGGCGGAACAATGAGGGATGCACTTAGCAATAACGCCACCCTGACACTTCCGGCCCCGGGAACGGCGAATTCTTTGGCAGGAACCAAAAATATCGCCGTGGAAGCTTACTCAAGTCCTCTGGCCAAAGCCATTTTAAGCAACACACCGATGGGAGCGGACTCCAGCGACACTCTTAACATCACTGTGTCGGGTTTGGATGTCGTTTCTTATAAATACAAACTGGGATTGTCCGGATCTGTCGACTGCTCCACATACACGGATTATTCAGCTGAAATTCCGGTGGCGACCCCTATTACGGACACCATCAGTGCGCATCCGAAATATTCGTTCCTGAAAATCTGCGTTCTGGGTAAAGACAGCACAGGAAAATGGCAAAAGGCTTTCGCCGTCACACAGGCGCAATGGCACTATGTTGAAAATCTGCCATCCTTCAATCTGTGCGGAACCGTCAAGTCCTCGACGGCTCCCAAAGGGCGTCTGTATGACTCCGGCGGGCCGACCGCCAACTACAGCGACAATGAAACTATTGCCAACTGCTATTTCTCGATCAATACAGGTGCGGCGATTTCCGCCACTGTTAGCTACGACACTGAAAACAACATCAGCTATGATTTCCTGAGACTGCGTGAAACGGGAGCTGCTGGATCCGTGATTTTGGGCCCAGTGGCCGGCACCGTCACCAACACGGCTGTCAACTCAACCTCCGGCACTCTTTATGCTGAATTCAAAAGTGACGGCTCCGTGGTGGGTGCTGGTGTGATTCTGGTATGGGGAGGAGCCCCTAATCTGACGCCCACCATGACCCTTACTAACGTAACAAATGCGACCGTGAATACCGTTTACAGCCGTGTTGCAGCTGCCTATGGCCTTAGCACAGCCACTGTGATCTCGGTTTCAGGTTATGACTCGGAAATTCGCAATGTCACAACCTCTTCCGACTTCTCAAGTTCTGTGCTTGTGAATCCTGGAGATGCGGTTGAAGTCCGCATGACTTCACCAAATGCGACAGACCAATACCGACTGGCCCATGTTCGCGCCGGCGATGCCAGTTATTACTGGATGGTGGCGACTCCACTGCTGCCAACAACCGTGACTCATGTTACTGCCACAAATCCTGATGGCACTTATAAGCCGGGCGACAACATCGACATTCAGGTTGTTTTCACAAAACCAGTCACGGTTCTGGGTACGAACCCGGTCATGACCTTGGCTGCCGGTTCCGGCGTGACAGCCACATATCTGAGCGGCAGTGGATCCACAGAGCTGATCTTCCGTTACACCGTGGCCTATGAACACAGTGCTGCGGACCTGGACTATTCATCAACCACATTAACCAATGCCGCTTCCATTAAGGATGCCATGGGCAGCAATGCCACCGCCACGCTACCAGCTATTGGTTCGGCAAATTCCCTGGCCGGAAGAAAAAATCTGGTTATCGAAGGTTACCCATTTGTAGTCGCCACGGCCAGCAATGTGCCGGCTTCCAACAACAGCACGACCACTCTGGATGCCACGGTGGGGGGCACCAATGTCGTATCTTACAAATACAAACTTGGAACATCCGCAACCACGGACTGTACTGTTGCAACCGGATATGGATCTGAAACAGCCATTTCATCCAATATCACTGCTGATCTTAGCGCCTTTGCAAACGAAAGACTGAAACTCTGTATCCTGGGTAAACACACCAATGGAACCTGGCAGGCCCTCTGGCACCCAACGGAATATCAATGGGATCGCTTCAACGTACAAAACTTCTCTTCAATGTGTTCAGCGACCGCCACGACCGCCACCACCGGCTTCATTTATGACTCCGGCGGCGCCAGCGGCCAGTACCAGAACAATGAAAACTGTCAGTTTGAAATCAACACGGGCGCTCCGATCAGCCTGACCTTCATGGCCTTTAACACTGAAGCCTCCTGGGACAAACTGAGTGTCTATGACGGGACAACAGCTGGAACTCTGCTGCTGAATCAGGTGAGCGGAACCAACATTCCAGCAACACAAACTGCCAACTCCGGTAAAATGACAATCAAGTTCACCAGTGACGGAAGCGCCATTCGTGACGGCTGGGTTGCCTATTGGGGAAATCCAGGCCCCATCCTGACAACTCCACCGACTTTTGCGAAAATTCATAATGCGGCTTTGAACACCCGCTACGCCACAGCCAATACAACCATCAGTTCCCTGAATCAAACCGCCATCGCCACAGTCACGGGAGCAGATGCGCAGATTCGCAATATCACCACGGGAAGCTACTGGGGTGGGTCTGTTGCAGTTTCTAGCGGTCAAGTCATCCAGTTGCGCATGACCTCCCCTGCCGCCAACGCCCAAACCAACACAGCCACTGTCACCATCGGTAACGCGGTCAGTACGTGGGAAATCAGCACGCCTTATCCACCTCCGACTCCAACGCTGACAGGATATCCGGTCGGCACTTCAACAACGTCGACTTTGAATGTGACTGTCTCTGGGTTCCGTGTGACTCAGTATAAAAAGGCGATCATCACTTCCGGCACTTGTGCTGCTGCAACATACTCGGCGGCTTACAACACTTCCACCAACATCACCGACAATATTTCGGCTTTGCCAAATGGACCGGTGACGTTGTGTGTGCTTGGTGGTGATGCCACAAACTTATTCCAGGCGGCGGCCGATGCGGTTTCTGTCACGTGGACTAAGGATTCCATTTCTGCTGTTAACATCACCAGCACAAGAATGAATCGGGTTCAGGAGGGTTCGGGCCCCCGAACAATCAATGTCAGCCTGACTCCGGCAAAAAGCTATGATGTGACCACCTATTACAAGGTCACCGGGGATGCCGTGAATCCGGACCACCATGACCTGAGCTCAGGTTTTATCACTTTCCCGGCGGGCTCCACGACCGCCACAATCACTGTCAACTTCCCGGACAACAGCCTGGTGGAAGGCGAAAAATTATTGAATCTGCACTTCACCCACACCGATTCGCCACTGGCGACAATGGGCGACAACTATCAGACACAGTACTTTATTGCGGATGATGAAAAGAATCTGAAAGCCTCCCAGCTTTCCATGGCCCGCGGCCACCAGTGCGCGATCATGGAAGACTCGTCCCTTCGATGCTGGGGTACAAACATGTACCGCCAGATTGATGGTTCGGTGAGCGACTTCAAGGCTTCTCCGTTCGTCATCAACATTGCAGGTGTGACTGGCTACCGAAGTGTTTCAACCGGTGAATTCCACACTTGCACCGTCACTCTGGACAACCGCCTGTTCTGCTGGGGTAACAGCAGCGACGGTCAAGCTGGCGGCGGAACCACGGGGAATCAATGGTCGCCACTGCACGTGGACAACACGACGACGTATCTTTCCGTCACATCCGGAGACTATCACTCTTGCGCCATCACGACGGCCAACAAGCTGAAGTGCTGGGGCAAAAACGACTATGGCCAGTTGGGTGTGAATGATACCACCCTACGCACGTCACCGACTGACGTGGACAATGCCAACTCTTACAAATTTGTCCATGCCGGCTCCCGCTCCACCTGCGCTATTCGCAGTGACGACAAGCTGTTCTGCTGGGGCAGCAACGTTAACTATCAACTGGGTGATGGGTCAGCAACAGCCCGTGGAGTTCCGACGGCCATTGACGCCGCCGAATCCTACAAGTCCGTGGCTATCGGATCAAAACATGCCTGCGGTATCACTCTGACCAACAATCTGAAGTGCTGGGGTACGAACAACTATGGTCAGGTTGGTGACAATGGTGTCACAACAAGGACAACTCCGGTTTCCGTCTCGGGCTCAGAGGTTTACAAAACTGTTTCCGTGAATGATGACGGTAATATCGCAACAGCCCGTGGTTTCACCTGTGCCATCACATCCAATGATGTTTTGCAATGCTGGGGCGTCAATTCACTGATACAGCTGGGGAACGGAACTTCCAACATGCAGTACGTCCCGGCCACATCGGATGCGGGTACAACCTATGCAGCAATTCAGACCTCTGGGTCCCGTGCCTGCGGCATCACACTGACCGGCGCCTTGAAGTGCTGGGGGAATCTGCTGGGCGACACCTCCCCACAAAGTTCCTACAGCTATGGAAGTGGTAATGCCCGCCATCAGTATGCAGAGAAAATGACCAAAGCGTCCGAGTGGACCTTTGACACGCTTTCCGTCTTTGGCGCTGATGCCATTGACGACCACTATTCAGGAACTTGTGGAATATCCTCCAACAAACTTTACTGCTGGGGCTCGATGAAAGCGACGGAAGGTCCTTTTGGTGACGGCTCTCAAACCGATGCACGTCGCCCAGCCCCGGTGATGATTGATCCAAGCACGAATTACAGCTACATCCACACCCGCAGATCTCATGACTTCTGCGCCATCACCAGTGCGGGACAGATGAAGTGCTGGGGTATCAACAACTACGGCGAACTGGGCGAAGCCTCAGCCGTCAGTGCAACTGTTCATACTCCGACCGTGGCAGACAGCACCACCACCTATACGAAAGTGGTTTCATTTAATCATGCGACCTGCGGCATCACCACCACTGGAGTCCTGAAATGCGCCGGCAACAATGACAACGGCCGCCTGGGACTGGGAGACACCACGGCCCGCACCGGATTCACTGTCGTCGACAGTGGCGTCAGCTATAGCGACGTCGAAATGGGTATGTCTCACACCTGTGGTCGAACAACCGCGGGCGTATTGAAGTGCTGGGGTAGTAACACTCAGGGCCAGATCGCCAAAGCCAGCGGCACCTCTGCCTATTATCTTCCAGATGTGGTGGATTCTGGCGTCACTTATACGAAGATCGCCACGGGGTCTTTCAACAGCTGCGGCATCACCTCTGCCAACAAGCTGAAATGCTGGGGAGCCAACTTCCTTGGGCAACTGGGGGATGGAACAAGCGCAAGCCGTTACACCCCGACTGCGATTGATGCTTCGGCTGATTATTCGGATATTTCCATGGCGTCGGGCCATACTTGCGGCATCACCGCCGGACAAATCAAATGCTGGGGTAATGCGACCTATTCCGGACTGGCAGCGCCCCAATATACGGGAGGCCACACGGTCTATATGAGCCCAATGGTGGTGGATGGCGCCAACACATACACCAAAGTGTGGGCTGCGAACTCGTCCACGTGCGCTAAAGCCACGTCTGGCGAAGTGCGCTGCGTGGGTCGCGCTTACGGCGGAAACTTCGGCTATGTAGATTCTGCCGTTTTGATGACTATCGGCAGCGGAATTACCAAGATCATCTACACGCCAACATTCATACACAAGTGGCAAGGCTATTGA